One window of Entelurus aequoreus isolate RoL-2023_Sb linkage group LG06, RoL_Eaeq_v1.1, whole genome shotgun sequence genomic DNA carries:
- the LOC133652670 gene encoding purpurin-like yields the protein MDFQMFALVMLLLTGVERSLADCVVDSFTVKQDFDPQRYAGKWYALQKKDPEGLFLQDNISAEYTVGDDGAMVASSRGRVTLFGFWVVCADMAAQYTVPDPGSPGKMFMNYQGLASYLSSGGDNYWIIDTDYDNYALTYACRTLKEDGSCEDGYALVFSRNPRGLPPPIQRTVRQKQEEICMAGQFQPVLQTGAC from the exons ATGGACTTCCAAATGTTTGCCCTGGTGATGCTGCTCCTAACCGGTGTGGAGCGCAGCCTGGCTGACTGCGTGGTGGACAGCTTCACGGTCAAACAAGACTTTGACCCCCAAAGA TATGCCGGAAAGTGGTACGCCCTGCAGAAGAAGGACCCAGAGGGTTTGTTCCTGCAGGACAACATCTCCGCCGAGTACACTGTTGGAGACGATGGCGCCATGGTGGCCTCATCCAGGGGTAGAGTCACCCTGTTTGG GTTCTGGGTTGTGTGCGCCGACATGGCCGCTCAGTACACAGTGCCTGACCCCGGCAGCCCGGGAAAGATGTTCATGAACTACCAGGGACTGGCCAGCTATCTGTCCAGTGGAG GTGACAACTACTGGATCATCGACACCGACTACGACAACTACGCCCTCACCTACGCCTGCCGCACCCTGAAGGAGGACGGCAGCTGCGAGGACGGCTACGCCCTGGTCTTCTCACGCAACCCTCGCGGCCTGCCCCCCCCCATTCAGAGGACCGTGCGCCAGAAGCAGGAGGAAATCTGCATGGCGGGACAGTTCCAGCCTGTGCTGCAGACTG GCGCTTGCTGA